From the genome of Palaemon carinicauda isolate YSFRI2023 unplaced genomic scaffold, ASM3689809v2 scaffold254, whole genome shotgun sequence, one region includes:
- the LOC137636222 gene encoding uncharacterized protein, which translates to MKLGSDYAQAYNHQILDMTKRNVIRKLSDEEVKNYVGPVTYIQHHEVLKPGSVSTPLRIVFDSSAKYMGQSLNSSWAKGPNILNSMFGILLRFREKAIGIAGDISKMYNCIKLPELEQHVHRFFWRNLQSNGKPDHYVMTCMGFGDRPSGMIAMLALRHTAELSVKDFPEASRVIMTNSYVDDIIHSVESKAEAFSLIRDIENVLSKGSFKIKRWTITGDNEHSDFEVSQNSNERILGLNWQCNKEVFYFKTKLNFSPKYKGVRTEPDLNKLNFFENIPSVLTKRVVVSQMCSVYDPLGFLLPFTLKAKILLRDTVKCDFKLGWDDPLPSYLKEQWVSYFCELFGTETLYFERNVKPTSAKGLPLLVIFSDSSTNAYGAVAYARWELESGAFESRLIVAKSRIAPSRQLSIPRLELCGAVIACSMRKAIKDEMTYKFSSVMHITDSSIVRAQIQKESYGFGTFIATRIAEVQSKSDPNEWWWIASGLNPADLLTRPQDPLNVAVVYSWKYGPEFMALPLEVWPISQSVNCELPDRIHVNLAQYSVHEETIIDASKFNNYNMLIAVTARIFNIVKVKSFKGVLKKL; encoded by the coding sequence atgaaactGGGTTCAGACTATGCTCAAGCTTATAATCACCAGATACTTGACATGACAAAGCGCAATGTAATTCGGAAGTTATCCGATGAAGAGGTTAAAAACTATGTTGGTCCTGTCACATACATTCAACATCATGAAGTGTTAAAACCAGGATCTGTATCAACCCCATTGAGAATTGTTTTTGATTCATCGGCAAAGTATATGGGCCAGTCTCTAAATAGTTCTTGGGCAAAGGGCCCTAATATTTTGAACTCAATGTTTGGTATATTACTAAGATTTCGTGAAAAGGCTATAGGCATAGCCGGTGAcataagcaaaatgtataattgcattaagcttccagaattagaacaacatgtacatagatttttttggagaaatttgcaaagtaatGGCAAACCTGATCACTATGTAATGACATGCATGGGTTTCGGGGATAGGCCCTCAGGAATGATTGCAATGTTAGCTCTCAGACATACTGCAGAATTGTCGGTAAAAGACTTCCCAGAAGCATCACGTGTGATAATGACTAATTCCTATGTAGATGACATAATCCATTCTGTTGAGAGTAAAGCTGAGGCATTTAGCCTAATTAGAGATATTGAAAATGTACTCTCTAAAGGCAGTTTTAAAATTAAACGATGGACCATTACCGGAGATAATGAGCATTCTGACTTTGAAGTGTCCCAGAATAGTAATGAAAGAATACTTGGCCTTAACTGGCAATGCAATAAggaagtgttttattttaaaactaagttAAATTTCTCTCCAAAATATAAGGGTGTAAGAACAGAACCAGACTTAAACAAGttgaatttctttgaaaatatacctTCTGTTTTAACAAAAAGGGTTGTCGTCAGTCAGATGTGTTCTGTTTACGACCCACTGGGGTTTTTGCTTCCATTCACACTGAAAGCAAAGATTTTGCTACGAGACACTGTGAAATGTGACTTTAAATTGGGATGGGACGATCCCTTGCCTTCCTATTTAAAAGAACAGTGGGTGTCATATTTTTGTGAATTATTTGGTACTGAAACTCTGTATTTTGAAAGGAATGTTAAGCCAACCTCAGCCAAAGGATTGCCTTTACTTGTTATTTTCAGTGATAGTTCAACAAATGCTTATGGTGCTGTTGCATATGCTAGGTGGGAGTTAGAGTCTGGTGCATTTGAGAGCAGGCTCATTGTGGCAAAGAGTAGGATAGCCCCCAGTAGACAGTTATCTATTCCAAGGCTTGAATTGTGTGGAGCTGTTATAGCGTGCAGTATGCGTAAAGCTATTAaagatgaaatgacatataaatttaGTTCGGTAATGCACATAACAGATTCCTCCATTGTTAGAGCACAAATCCAAAAGGAATCTTATGGCTTTGGAACTTTCATAGCCACTAGAATAGCAGAAGTTCAATCAAAAAGTGACCCAAATGAATGgtggtggattgcttctggattaaATCCTGCTGATCTATTGACCAGACCCCAGGACCCTTTAAATGTTGCAGTTGTCTATTCATGGAAATATGGTCCAGAGTTTATGGCCCTTCCTTTAGAAGTGTGGCCTATCAGTCAATCGGTGAATTGTGAGTTACCTGATAGAATTCATGTTAATCTTGCACAATACTCTGTTCATGAAGAGACCATAATTGATGCGTCGAAATTCAACAACTATAATATGTTAATTGCAGTCACTGCTAGGATATTTAACATTGTTAAGGTGAAATCTTTTAAGGGTGTTCTAAAGAAACTTTAA
- the LOC137636223 gene encoding uncharacterized protein: MQAQKSLPENWEKCFQRLGPFQAEDGTIMVGQRMERWLKHNWNQDSFILLPGKHPFTVLYISYLHRLDHAGVDVTLCKLQSKFWVPSARKIIRSIKRGCILCRKLDAKVEGQRMGQISDERMSSCPAFYQSAVDIFGHFQIKDNVKKRTTGKAYGVIFNCIVTRAVYIDVVDGYDTYSFLKCFRRFTAVHGYPDTVHSDLGSQLVSASKELKSDINN, encoded by the coding sequence atgcaagcacaaaaaagtCTTCCTGAGAACTGGGAAAAATGCTTTCAAAGATTAGGACCATTTCAAGCTGAAGATGGTACAATTATGGTAGGACAAAGAATGGAAAGATGGTTGAAACATAATTGGAACCAAGATAGCTTCATTCTATTACCTGGTAAGCATCCATTTACAGTCTTGTACATTAGTTATTTACACAGGTTGGATCATGCTGGAGTTGATGTTACACTATGTAAGCTTCAGTCTAAATTTTGGGTTCCTTCAGCACGTAAAATTATAAGATCGATAAAGAGAGGTTGTATTCTTTGCAGGAAACTAGATGCCAAAGTTGAAGGTCAAAGAATGGGTCAGATTTCTGATGAAAGAATGAGTTCTTGTCCAGCATTCTATCAGAGTGCTGTggatatttttggacattttcaaatcaaagataatgtaaagaaaaggaCAACTGGTAAAGCTTATGGTGTTATATTCAATTGTATTGTTACACGTGCCGTGTATATTGATGTTGTAGATGGATATGATACTTATAGTTTTTTAAAGTGTTTCAGAAGATTTACAGCGGTTCATGGCTATCCTGATACTGTACACTCTGACTTAGGCTCACAATTGGTATCAGCAAGTAAAGAACTCAAGAGTGATATTAACAACTAG